The nucleotide sequence TGGGGAGCCCGCCGGTGTCGCTGAAGATCTTGGGGAAAACGTATTCCGTCAGGGCCGGCAGGGCGGCGCCGCTGCTGACGCCGTAGACGATCGCACAAAAGATCGCGATGGCGATCTGTTGCCGCACCGCCTTCAGGTAGCGGAAGTAGGGCCGGAGGCGCTGGAATTGGCCCATGGTTTATAAAGTCGAGCGGAGGGTGGCGCGGCGAGGTATCTCGCAACGGGTCGGATAGTTTCGGGCGGGTTCCGGCGCGGTCACCATGTAGGAGCGGGCTGGCGCGCGATGGCATTTTCCTTTCAGGACCAACGCACTGGGTTCATCGCGCGCCAGCGCGCTCCTACGTTTTAGGTCTGAAAGAGAGGGCATGGGTCAAGCGGAGGAGAAGGCGGCGTTGCCTCTATCGGTCGGGATGAATGAGAGAGATCACGCTGCGACCATTGCGCCGGTAGTGAAAGAAATCTGAATCGGTGGTGAACACCGAGGCGTGAGAGTGGAGTTCGCTCATGCGGACAATACAGGCGTCGGCCAAGGACATCGGGGTGTCCTGATACTTCGCGAGGAGTGAAACCAGCGATTCAAACTGGTCGGACATCGAGAATGATAGCTGCACAATTTCATCAGTTACCAACGCGGCCCATCGGCGCAATCCCCGGTCATGCTGACGGAGGAGAAAGGCGGTTTCAGCCAGAACCGATTCGCAGGTAAGCATGGGAGCCTGCATCGTCATTAATTGAGATTTGGCCCACGTGTGATGGTGGTCACGCCGATCAAGCAGAGCCACCAACGGTCCGGTATCAACGATGATCGGGGAGGCCATACCCTGTCATGGATTTGGACTGCAAAGACAAGTCGCCGGGACCCTCGATTGAGCCTATCAGGTGGGCCGCTTTTTGGGCCAATGATCGGGGCTGGTTGGAAGCGCTCGGGTTCCATTGTTCAAATGCTTCACGCAATAACGCCGAGTGAGTGGTATGGCGTTTCTTGGCTTCCTGTTGCAGCCGAGAGTGCTGCGCCGGAGTCATTTTTACGGTTACCGTAGGCATGCCTGATTGCGTATTACGCAAGTGGCAGAATGTCAATACGTCGGGGCGAATCAGTCTTTGGAAGAACGGACATCCAGCGCGTCGCGCAGGCCGTCACCGAGGAAGTTGAGCGAGAACAAGGTCAGCGAGAACACCGCGCCGGGGAACATGAGCAGCCACGGGTATTCTTCCATTTTCTCGGCGCCGTCCTTGATGAGCACGCCCCAGGAGCTGAGCGGGGGCTGCACGCCGAGGCCGAGGAAGCTGAGAAACGCTTCGAGCAACATAACCGCTGGGATCGTGAGCGTAGTGTAGACGATGATCGGGCCCAGCACGTTGGGAATCATGTGGCGGAAAATGATGCGCCGTTTGCCGATGCCGAGCGAACGGGCGGCCTCGATGAATTCCATCTTCTTAAGCGACATGATCTGGCCGCGCACGATGCGCGCCATGGTGAGCCATTCCACTGCGCCGATGGCGAGGAACAGCAGCCAGATGTGACGCCCGAAAAACACCATCAGCAGGATCACGAAAATCGTGAAGGGCAGGGCATACATGATGTCGACGATGCGCATCATGACGGAGTCGGTTTTGCCGCCGAAGAAGCCCGCCACTGCGCCGTAGACGACGCCGATGGTCAGCGCGACGAAGGTGGCGCAAAGGCCGACGCCGATGGAAATGCGGCCGCCGACGAGGAGACGCACGAGCAAGTCACGTCCGAGTTGATCGGTGCCGAGCCAGTGCGCGGCGGAGGGTGGTGAAAACGTGTTGTTGAGGTTATTGTCCTCGTAGCCATAGGGGCTGAGCCAAGGACCGACGATACACGCGACCGCCAGCACGATGAGGGCGGTGCCGCCGAAGACGGCGATTTTGTTTTTGGCCAAACGATGCCAGGCGTCGCGCCAGAGGGAGCTGCCTTGTTCGAGATCTTCGACGGCGGGAATCCCGGCGGGAAGTTTGTCGGCGGTGGGAGAGAGCGTCATTTCAAGTAGGAAGTAAGAAGTAGGAAGTAAGAAGCGGATCGGTTACCGGCTTACTCGAACTTGAGTTTGGGGTTCAGCAGCACCTGCACGACATCGACGATCAGGTTCAGTGTGATGATGAGGGTCGCGTAGAGGATCACCGTTCCGAGCACCAGGGTGTAGTCGCGATTGAAAGCGCTGTTCACGAACTCGCGGCCGAGGCCCGGGATTTGGAAAATCGTCTCAATCACAAACGAACCGGTGAGAATACCGGCGATGGCTGGGCCGAGAAACGACACGACGGGGAGCAGACCGCCGCGCAGGGCATGACGCAGAATCACGCGGGTCTCGCTGGCACCTTTGGCGCGGGCGGTGCGAATGTAGTCCTGGTTGAGGATTTCCAGCATGCCACCCCGGGTGAGACGGGCGACGTAGGCGGAATAAACGAGCCCCAACGTGGCGGCCGGCAGCACGCGGTCGTAGCTCGTATACCAACCGGAGGCGTTGAACCAACCCAGGTAGATCGCAAAAAACAGCACCAATACGGGGCCCAATACGAACGTTGGGATGCATATTCCGGTCATGGCGATGGAGGAGCTCAGGTAATCCCACCAGGTGTTGCGCTTCACGGCGGCGATGACGCCGAGGGTGATGCCGAGAATCAAAGCGACGGCGAGCGACGTCAGCCCCAACTCCAGCGAGACCGGCAGTTTGTCGAAAATGATCTCGTTGACGGTGCGGTTGGGATACTTGAACGACGGGCCGAGGTCACCTTTCAGCAAGCTGCCCAGATAGTCGAAATACTGGGCGTAGAGCGGTTTGTTCAAACCGTAATGCGCTTCGAGATTGGCTTTGATTTCCGGAGTGACCGCTTTTTCGGAGGTGAAAGGGCCGCCCGGCACAAACCGGATCATGAAAAAAGTCGCCGTGATGATGATGAGCAGGACCGGGATGGTCTCGAGCAGACGGCGGGCGATGAATCTAAACATAATGGAGGGTGAAGGTGACGAAACCGTAAACCAAGGCGATTAGATAGCCATGTTGAGCCACCAAAAGCACAAAAACACGTTATGGGGCGATTAGGCCCGCGGGCTCGGCGGGCGACGAGCCACACCGATGCCGTTTTTTTTCAACGCAAAGGCGCAAAGGCGCGGCGAGTGGTGCGCTGCCTCGGAGTCCGCTTTGCGAGCTTACCGGCTTACCGGCTTGGCGTTAAAATCTTGGGGCGGAATTGCGGGTAGGGCGGTTTCGCCGAAACCGCCGTTTCCAGGCACCGTGGTTTCGCTCTGCGGTCCGTCAATCAAGGCGCGCTCGGCGAGCACGCCCTACCTTGAAAAAGGATTCTTTTTCAACGTAAAGGCGCGAAGGCGCGGCGAGTGGTGCTCTGCCTCGAAGTCCTCTTTGCGAGCTTAGCGGCTTGGCGTTAAAATCTTGGGGCGGAATTGAGGGTAGGGCGGTTTCGCCGAAACCGCCGTTTCCAGACACCATGGTTTCGCTCTGCGGTCCGTCATCGGCGGCGCGCTCGGCGAGCACGCCCTACCTTGAATCTGGGATTCGATCGTCAATTTTACGACGCTCCCCGGCCGAAGATGGCTACGGGGATCGTGCCGAGCAGGATTTTGCAGTCCAACCAGAGACTCCATTGGTCGATGTAGGCGAGGTCCAGCCGCACCCAGTCGGCGAAGTCGGCGATGTCACTGCGTCCGCTGATTTGCCAAAGTCCGGTAATTCCCGGTTTGACGCTCAATCGGCGGCGGTCGGCGCCATCGGCAATGGCCGCCACTTCGCTGACCGGCAGCGGGCGCGGGCCGACCAGGCTCATTTCCCCGCGCAGCACGTTCCAGAGTTGGGGCAATTCATCCAAGCTGTGGCGGCGCAGGATGCGTCCGAGGGGCGTTACTCGGGGGTCGTCGGTCAGCTTGAAGGCCGGGCCGTTCAATTGATTGCGGTCGGCGAGGTCGGCTCGTTCGGACTCCGCTCCTTCGCGCATCGAGCGAAATTTGAGCATGGCAAAGGTCCGACCGTTGCGACCGCCACGCGGTTGGCGAAAGAGGATGGGGCCGCCGGAGGTGAGTTTGATGGCGACGGCAATGACCGCCATGAGAGGCGCTGCCACCACGATCGCGATGAGGGCGATGAGATAGTCAAAACCTTGCTTAATTACCAAGGCGGTCGGGGCAACGTCCTGTGGGCGCACGTAGAGCACGGGTTCGCCGCCAAATTCGTCGACCGTCAGCCGCCAGGCCGATCCCAGCGGCAGGCCGGGCCGCACGAGCAGTTCGATGCCCTCCCGTTCGCAGGCTTCGAGCAGCGGCGCCACGCTCGCGCGATCGACCTCGCCGAGACTGGCGATGACGGCGTCGATTTCCTGCTCATGAAGCAGCTCCACGAACGCCGAAGCCGCCGTTTGACCGGGATCAGCGGTGGCGACCGTGATGAGTGCTTCGCGTTCCATGGCCGAGAGCGATGCTTGGGCGCGTTGGTTTTCGACGGCGGTGCCGAGCCACAGAACGCGTCGTTGCCAACGTGGGTCGCCGGTGCTCCAGCGGGTCAACTCGTGGCGCCCGTAAATCAAGAGTCCGCCGAAACCGCCCACGAGGATGACGACGGACCGGGCAAACTGGGCGCGCAGCAGGAACAGCAACAGAATCGTGCCGAGCACCGTGAACAAGCACGCCCGCACGATGATCAGCATGATGCCGAGGCGGGACGTAAGACGGGGCTGAGCATAGAGTCCCTGCTGGCGCAGCATGATCGCGCCGAGTCCGCCGACCCAGGGGAAGAGCCACAAGTAATCCTCGATGCCCTCCAACGCCGGCAGGTTTCCCCACGGGAAATACGCCCGCAGCGTGTAGGCGGAGGCCAGCGCCAGCATGAACAACCCGGCGTCGGCAATCTGGCCGAGAGAGGAGCGGGTGCGACGGGAGTGGGTCAGCATGGCGAATTCAGGGCGGCGAAAGCCACGAGCATTTCGGGCAAACGTGGGGGCGTTCCCTCGTTCTGGCAATGATTGCATTTTGGGTCACTCCGGCCAAATTCCCCAGATTGATGCTGCTGCCCCGTTTGAGGATTGATGGATTCCAGTTCCGGGTGGCGGCGGCGATGGGGGGAATGGTGGTCGTGGGCTGCCTCGCAATGGCGATGCTCAACCGTCATAGTGAGGAGCGTATCGGACGCACGTTTGCCGAGACGTTGGTCGAACAAGAACTGCAACAAACCGTCAGGGAGGCGCGGGAGCTAACCGACCGGGTGATTCGATTCCGCGAGGCGATGGCAGCGCTAAGCGCGGATGAGGCGGTCGGTGAGAGCACGCCGCGCGATATGATGCTCGCCTTGGCCCCGCGGTTTCTCGTCGAGCCATCGCTGAGCCAGGTGGGCTATACCGTGAGCACGTCCGGCGATTATGCGTTTCTACACCGGGGAGCCGATGACCGTGTGATGCTGCGCAGCTACGAAACCGCGGCGGACGGAACCGTGAGAATTTTTGAAGCAGCGGTGAACACCTCCGGTCGCCTCACCGCGGAAACCCTCGCTCGCGGGGGGGAGTTTGATGCGCGCGAACGTCCGATTTACCAAGAGGCGATAAAAATGGAGCGGGCGGGGTGGATCGATTCTGATGGGTCGGCGGGCGACGAGGAAGCGACGGCGTCCTTCGGGGTGCCTTTGGCTGCTCCGTTGCGCGACTCCACGGGAGCAGTGATCGGTGTTGTGGATGTAAGCCTCGACCCGGCCGCACTTGCCGCGTTCGGGCGGGAAATGCAGCGCGACATTTTGG is from Synoicihabitans lomoniglobus and encodes:
- a CDS encoding type II toxin-antitoxin system VapC family toxin; this encodes MASPIIVDTGPLVALLDRRDHHHTWAKSQLMTMQAPMLTCESVLAETAFLLRQHDRGLRRWAALVTDEIVQLSFSMSDQFESLVSLLAKYQDTPMSLADACIVRMSELHSHASVFTTDSDFFHYRRNGRSVISLIHPDR
- a CDS encoding ABC transporter permease, whose translation is MTLSPTADKLPAGIPAVEDLEQGSSLWRDAWHRLAKNKIAVFGGTALIVLAVACIVGPWLSPYGYEDNNLNNTFSPPSAAHWLGTDQLGRDLLVRLLVGGRISIGVGLCATFVALTIGVVYGAVAGFFGGKTDSVMMRIVDIMYALPFTIFVILLMVFFGRHIWLLFLAIGAVEWLTMARIVRGQIMSLKKMEFIEAARSLGIGKRRIIFRHMIPNVLGPIIVYTTLTIPAVMLLEAFLSFLGLGVQPPLSSWGVLIKDGAEKMEEYPWLLMFPGAVFSLTLFSLNFLGDGLRDALDVRSSKD
- the oppB gene encoding oligopeptide ABC transporter permease OppB, which produces MFRFIARRLLETIPVLLIIITATFFMIRFVPGGPFTSEKAVTPEIKANLEAHYGLNKPLYAQYFDYLGSLLKGDLGPSFKYPNRTVNEIIFDKLPVSLELGLTSLAVALILGITLGVIAAVKRNTWWDYLSSSIAMTGICIPTFVLGPVLVLFFAIYLGWFNASGWYTSYDRVLPAATLGLVYSAYVARLTRGGMLEILNQDYIRTARAKGASETRVILRHALRGGLLPVVSFLGPAIAGILTGSFVIETIFQIPGLGREFVNSAFNRDYTLVLGTVILYATLIITLNLIVDVVQVLLNPKLKFE
- a CDS encoding sugar transferase — protein: MLTHSRRTRSSLGQIADAGLFMLALASAYTLRAYFPWGNLPALEGIEDYLWLFPWVGGLGAIMLRQQGLYAQPRLTSRLGIMLIIVRACLFTVLGTILLLFLLRAQFARSVVILVGGFGGLLIYGRHELTRWSTGDPRWQRRVLWLGTAVENQRAQASLSAMEREALITVATADPGQTAASAFVELLHEQEIDAVIASLGEVDRASVAPLLEACEREGIELLVRPGLPLGSAWRLTVDEFGGEPVLYVRPQDVAPTALVIKQGFDYLIALIAIVVAAPLMAVIAVAIKLTSGGPILFRQPRGGRNGRTFAMLKFRSMREGAESERADLADRNQLNGPAFKLTDDPRVTPLGRILRRHSLDELPQLWNVLRGEMSLVGPRPLPVSEVAAIADGADRRRLSVKPGITGLWQISGRSDIADFADWVRLDLAYIDQWSLWLDCKILLGTIPVAIFGRGAS